One genomic window of Ammospiza nelsoni isolate bAmmNel1 chromosome 4, bAmmNel1.pri, whole genome shotgun sequence includes the following:
- the LOC132072136 gene encoding basic proline-rich protein-like has protein sequence MKGHGVSASRARQRYKPVTSTAGSGGAGEALPGSGSPYSDPEQPHPPLCRLLAPDDTGAGRHPRRVGSGCRLSLPPSPPLLPGVNQPEGTEPLLPLQAGAFLPAAAQTAHLAPGPAGMEERGAGGSQGGLGSSPRQRSDRGTPAGPPAPPPSPARRRPAAAPRPAPGAPVTPSPAPSSRAPRHAPAALRQAQPKSGTRHPGNPSSRRDQARPRNSSSSRAVSGAGRDARAFPAGPRAAGPALPGVQPACPNAAVEKKRGRGRAPAAASCLRPPVPRTGRLPLSLPPFSPAPPSAPRARGGHLPAVVAQSGALGPLAAGGGSGLRPAAAVPE, from the coding sequence ATGAAAGGTCACGGCGTGagcgccagccgggcccggcaGCGCTACAAGCCCGTCACCTCAACCGCGGGGTCAGGCGGGGCAGGCGAGGCGCTGCCCGGATCGGGATCTCCCTACTCCGACCCCGAACAGCCGCATCCTCCGCTTTGCCGTCTGCTGGCGCCGGATGACACCGGCGCGGGCCGGCACCCGCGGCGGGTGGGTTCGGGGTGCcgcctttccctccctccttctcctcctctgctccctggcgTGAACCAGCCCGAGGGCACCGAGCCGCTGCTCCCGCTCCAGGCCGGCGCCTTCCTCCCGGCCGCGGCACAAACCGCTCACCTGGCGCCGGGTCCCGCCGGGATGGAAGAGCGCGGAGCCGGCGGCAGCCAGGGAGGGCTCGGCTCCTCTCCCAGGCAGCGCTCTGACCGGGGCACCCCGGCCgggcccccggccccgcccccgagCCCGGCCCGCCGCCGGCCGGCagccgccccccgcccggcccccgGCGCTCCTGTCACCCCCTCCCCGGCCCCTTCCTCCCGCGCCCCCCGGCACGCTCCCGCCGCGCTGCGCCAGGCGCAACCCAAGAGCGGGACGCGCCATCCCGGGAACCCGTCCTCCCGGCGGGACCAGGCCCGGCCTCGCAACTCCTCCTCTTCCCGGGCTGTTAGcggagcaggcagggatgcgCGGGCCTTCCCGGCCGGGCCCCGAGCCGCCGGCCCGGCGCTCCCGGGGGTCCAGCCCGCCTGTCCCAACGCAGCGGTGGAAAAGAAGCGGGGGAGGGGAAGGGCGCCCGCTGCCGCCTCCTGCCTCCGTCCTCCCGTTCCACGGACAGGGCGGCTgccactctccctccctcccttcagccctgcccctccctctgctccccggGCCCGCGGCGGGCATTTACCTGCCGTGGTGGCGCAGAGCGGGGCCCTGGGGCCTCTGGCAGCCGGAGGAGGCAGCGGACTCCGTCCCGCTGCTGCCGTCCCCGAGTGA